Proteins encoded within one genomic window of Leptolyngbya sp. SIO1E4:
- a CDS encoding amino acid adenylation domain-containing protein: MMQQANVQDIYNLSPMQQGMLFHTLCAPTSGVYLQQFSWTLKGDFDTSMLQQAWQQVMARHPILRTAFYWENLEQPYQVVYDQIDLPWEEQDWCQLSQTSQEEQLETFLKVDQERGFNLSEAPLMRLALIRLSEDTSQIVWSYHHLLLDGWSLSLVFKEVLSFYEALCQNQALNLKPPRPYRDYINWLQQQDLSQAEAFWRRSLKGIEVPTSLGVNQRSGNLGSQQEGHKKRQIKLSASSTAALNSFVQQHRLTLNTLVQGAWTLLLSIYSREEDVIFGTTTNGRPATIEGIESMVGMFLNTLPMRVQVNWGENLLSWLKKLQAQQLDMRQYEYSPLINIQEWSDVPRGLPLFESLVVFSNAPGFADSPEKARSVELHDYSEFEKTNYPLTVLAKPGSELSIEIYYDCCCFQDSSINRLLGHFRNLLEVMVTSSEQCLSNLSILTEEERQQLLVEWNDTLIDYPKDQCIHEIFEAQVKRTPDAVAVVFEGQQLTYHELNAKANQLACYLQKLGVKPERLVGICVERSVEMVVGLLGILKAGGAYVPLDPNYPAERLNYMLADSGIEVLLTQRSLSEFWLKEQVQEVHLDTGWGVMEQYGLEDFGSGVCSNNLAYVIYTSGSTGQPKGVAMHHASLVNLILWQLERSSAKYGTKTSQFAPISFDVSFQEIFSTWLSGGTLILVAEDTRRDGVALLKLLMQQGVERLFLPFVALEQLAQNANNTEFLLPNLCELITAGEQLRITQTLVNFFDKLPNCRLENQYGPTETHVATASALKGFPSSWPSLPSIGRPIANTQIYILDKCFKPVPIEVPGELYIAGTGLAKSYLNRPDLTSEKFLSNPFAGSEAKNQSLKIYKTGDLARYLPDGNIEFLGRIDHQVKIRGFRIEPGEIEALLSKNPAVLKTLVVARKDNSGNKRLVAYVVPKLDYQDSNGQIFHKLVPQLRSFVKEVLPEYMIPSAFVILKALPLTPNGKIDRKALPAPDTTRSPLEKEFVPPRTLTEELLAGIWSNVFGLDQVGIYDNFFDLGGHSLLAVRLISQVRSTFQIELPLRALFELPTVASLSERIETARKDMQGLQTLPLVPISRNQELQLSFNQERIWFIGKHVPPDHYFYSTPTVFRFKGALNIVALEQSFNVILQRHEALRTNFSVIDGQLKLTIVQPFNLTLSVLDLQDLPKDEKLARATQMAREDIRRPFDLASEPLLRTTVLQLEKSEYILLITVHQNAFDAWSRNVLLKELGILYKAFSAGKPSPLTELPIQYADFVHWQKQSLSKEVLETQMSYWKKRLAGSLPVLNLPTDYLRPPVKTFRGSTHFLTFSKELTRALRMLSQEEEVSMFIINLAAYQVLLYSYTSQDDLLIGTSADNRTRHELEGLIGSFLNFLVLRTDLSDNPSFRELLGRVRGVSLEIYNYLDMPFSRLVSALQAESDTSRTPLFQAMFVYKQFLEIPTVDSLGLDFTTLPFQYNWGTARCDLTLSLMDVGEKVTGFLEYSTDLFKAETISRMSEHFQNLLEKIVADPDQCLSDLRLIGKT; this comes from the coding sequence ATGATGCAACAAGCCAACGTTCAAGATATCTATAATCTTTCCCCGATGCAGCAAGGAATGCTGTTTCATACACTCTGTGCGCCTACATCGGGAGTTTATTTACAGCAATTCTCCTGGACTTTAAAGGGTGACTTTGATACTTCAATGTTGCAGCAGGCTTGGCAACAAGTCATGGCCCGGCATCCCATTCTACGGACAGCTTTCTATTGGGAAAATCTCGAACAACCCTATCAAGTTGTATACGATCAGATAGATCTTCCTTGGGAAGAGCAAGACTGGTGCCAGCTATCTCAAACATCACAAGAAGAGCAGTTAGAGACGTTTCTAAAAGTTGATCAGGAGCGTGGCTTTAATCTTTCTGAAGCGCCATTAATGCGTCTAGCCTTGATACGTTTATCTGAGGACACGTCTCAAATTGTTTGGAGCTATCACCATTTACTACTAGATGGCTGGTCTTTATCCTTAGTTTTCAAGGAAGTTCTGAGTTTTTACGAAGCCTTGTGTCAAAATCAAGCTTTAAATCTGAAACCACCTCGCCCCTACCGAGACTATATTAACTGGCTTCAGCAGCAAGATTTGTCTCAAGCAGAGGCTTTCTGGCGGCGATCGCTTAAAGGTATAGAGGTGCCAACTTCTTTAGGGGTAAATCAAAGATCTGGCAATTTGGGCAGTCAGCAAGAAGGTCATAAAAAGCGACAAATCAAGCTTTCAGCATCATCGACAGCAGCTCTCAACTCTTTTGTCCAGCAGCACCGATTGACATTAAACACCCTTGTGCAAGGGGCCTGGACTCTCTTGTTGAGTATTTACAGCAGAGAAGAGGATGTTATTTTTGGTACGACTACTAATGGTCGTCCAGCGACCATCGAAGGGATTGAGTCTATGGTGGGGATGTTCCTTAACACCCTGCCAATGCGAGTACAGGTAAATTGGGGAGAAAATCTTCTCTCTTGGCTTAAAAAGCTGCAAGCGCAACAGTTAGATATGCGCCAGTACGAGTACAGTCCACTAATAAATATTCAAGAGTGGAGTGATGTGCCTCGGGGTTTGCCCTTATTCGAGAGTCTCGTAGTTTTTAGTAATGCTCCAGGGTTTGCTGATTCGCCAGAAAAGGCTAGAAGTGTAGAACTCCATGATTACAGTGAATTTGAAAAAACTAACTATCCGCTGACTGTCTTAGCTAAACCTGGTTCTGAATTATCAATAGAAATTTATTATGATTGCTGCTGCTTTCAGGATTCTAGTATCAACCGGTTGTTAGGGCACTTTCGGAATTTGCTAGAAGTTATGGTAACTAGTTCCGAACAATGTCTATCTAACCTATCGATATTAACAGAGGAAGAACGGCAGCAGCTGTTAGTTGAGTGGAATGATACCCTGATCGATTATCCTAAGGACCAATGTATCCACGAGATATTTGAGGCTCAGGTAAAACGAACCCCTGATGCTGTTGCCGTAGTTTTTGAAGGCCAACAGCTAACTTACCATGAGCTGAATGCTAAGGCAAATCAACTAGCCTGCTACCTGCAAAAGCTGGGCGTCAAGCCAGAGAGACTAGTTGGTATCTGTGTTGAGCGCTCAGTGGAAATGGTGGTGGGATTGTTGGGGATCCTTAAAGCGGGTGGAGCCTACGTACCCCTTGACCCTAATTATCCAGCAGAACGACTGAATTATATGCTAGCTGATTCAGGTATTGAGGTGTTGTTGACTCAACGATCTTTGTCCGAATTTTGGCTAAAAGAACAAGTTCAGGAAGTTCATTTAGATACAGGTTGGGGAGTGATGGAGCAATACGGCCTGGAGGATTTCGGTTCTGGAGTATGCTCGAATAATTTGGCTTATGTAATCTACACGTCTGGTTCTACTGGGCAACCTAAAGGTGTTGCCATGCATCATGCTTCCCTCGTTAATCTTATACTTTGGCAACTAGAGCGATCCTCTGCAAAATACGGCACTAAAACAAGTCAATTTGCCCCAATAAGCTTTGATGTTTCCTTCCAGGAAATTTTCTCTACCTGGTTGTCTGGTGGAACATTAATCTTAGTAGCAGAAGATACGCGAAGGGATGGAGTAGCATTGTTAAAGTTGCTTATGCAGCAAGGCGTGGAAAGACTATTTCTACCGTTTGTAGCTCTCGAACAGTTGGCTCAGAATGCTAATAACACTGAATTTTTGCTACCTAACTTATGTGAACTGATTACTGCGGGGGAACAATTACGAATCACCCAGACGCTAGTAAATTTTTTTGATAAATTGCCTAATTGCAGGTTGGAAAATCAATATGGACCAACCGAAACTCATGTGGCAACTGCTTCTGCATTAAAAGGTTTTCCTAGTAGTTGGCCATCGCTTCCCTCGATTGGGCGTCCCATTGCTAACACCCAAATTTATATCTTAGATAAATGCTTTAAGCCAGTTCCTATAGAAGTACCAGGAGAACTCTACATAGCAGGGACTGGACTAGCGAAAAGCTACCTCAATCGCCCAGACTTAACCTCTGAGAAGTTCCTTTCCAATCCTTTTGCTGGGTCAGAAGCTAAAAATCAAAGTTTGAAGATATATAAAACAGGGGATTTAGCTCGATACTTGCCTGATGGCAACATTGAATTTCTGGGTCGTATTGATCATCAGGTGAAGATCCGTGGCTTCCGCATCGAACCTGGAGAAATCGAAGCACTGCTGTCAAAGAACCCAGCGGTGCTGAAGACTCTGGTCGTAGCTCGAAAAGACAACTCTGGGAACAAGCGCCTGGTTGCTTATGTAGTTCCAAAGTTAGATTATCAGGACTCTAATGGTCAGATTTTTCACAAGTTAGTTCCACAACTACGTAGCTTTGTAAAAGAGGTTCTGCCTGAGTATATGATACCGAGTGCCTTTGTGATTCTGAAGGCGCTACCTTTGACGCCCAACGGCAAGATAGATCGCAAAGCTCTGCCAGCACCTGATACCACTAGATCTCCTCTGGAAAAAGAATTTGTCCCACCTCGCACATTGACTGAGGAACTGCTAGCAGGAATTTGGTCTAATGTCTTTGGGCTTGATCAAGTTGGCATCTATGATAATTTCTTCGATTTAGGTGGACATTCTCTACTGGCAGTTCGTCTCATTTCGCAGGTTCGCAGTACCTTTCAAATAGAATTACCTCTACGTGCTCTGTTCGAACTACCTACAGTAGCTAGTTTGAGCGAACGCATTGAAACAGCTCGCAAAGACATGCAAGGTTTACAAACTTTGCCTCTAGTGCCAATTTCACGGAACCAGGAATTGCAGCTATCGTTCAATCAAGAACGCATCTGGTTTATCGGGAAACATGTTCCCCCTGATCATTACTTCTACAGCACTCCTACGGTGTTCCGCTTCAAAGGTGCCCTTAATATAGTTGCTTTAGAGCAGAGCTTCAATGTAATTTTGCAGCGCCATGAAGCATTACGTACTAACTTCAGTGTAATTGATGGACAACTTAAATTGACCATAGTACAGCCCTTTAATTTGACTTTATCGGTTTTAGATCTACAAGACTTACCAAAGGATGAAAAGTTAGCTAGAGCGACACAGATGGCTCGTGAGGATATCCGGCGACCATTTGATCTTGCGAGCGAGCCATTACTACGAACTACTGTACTTCAACTGGAAAAATCGGAGTATATTTTACTTATAACTGTGCATCAAAATGCCTTTGATGCCTGGTCTCGAAACGTACTCCTGAAAGAACTAGGAATTCTTTACAAAGCTTTCTCCGCTGGGAAACCATCACCATTAACTGAACTACCTATCCAATATGCGGATTTTGTACATTGGCAGAAACAATCTTTGTCAAAAGAAGTGTTAGAGACCCAAATGTCTTACTGGAAAAAGAGGCTAGCGGGTTCTCTCCCTGTTCTCAACTTGCCTACAGACTATCTGCGTCCACCAGTTAAGACTTTCCGAGGTTCAACTCATTTCCTGACCTTTTCTAAGGAGCTCACAAGAGCGCTCAGGATGTTAAGTCAAGAAGAGGAGGTGAGTATGTTCATCATAAATCTGGCAGCTTATCAGGTACTACTCTATAGCTATACGAGCCAGGACGATCTGCTGATCGGGACATCTGCTGACAATCGGACCAGGCATGAACTTGAGGGGCTAATTGGATCCTTCCTAAATTTTCTAGTACTACGAACAGATCTTTCCGATAATCCTAGTTTTCGTGAGTTGCTGGGTCGAGTCCGTGGGGTTAGCCTGGAAATATATAATTATCTAGACATGCCTTTCAGTAGATTGGTATCGGCTTTGCAAGCAGAATCCGATACCAGTCGAACTCCATTATTTCAAGCCATGTTTGTTTATAAGCAATTCTTAGAAATACCAACGGTAGACTCCTTAGGTCTCGATTTTACTACTTTACCTTTTCAATATAATTGGGGGACAGCAAGGTGCGACCTGACTCTGAGCTTAATGGATGTTGGGGAAAAAGTAACTGGTTTTTTGGAATACAGCACTGATTTATTTAAGGCTGAGACCATTAGCCGAATGTCTGAACATTTCCAGAACTTGCTAGAAAAAATTGTCGCCGATCCTGATCAGTGCCTTTCAGACTTGCGTCTTATAGGTAAAACTTAG
- a CDS encoding acyltransferase domain-containing protein, whose protein sequence is MHQTEELDYTDSVAIIGLAGRFPRAQNLEEFWQNLRDGVESVDFFSDQELEAAGIDPALLNNPNYVKAGISLEDKELFDANFFGYSPKQAEIIDPQQRLFLECAWNALESAGYDPQTYQGRISVYGGAGINSYLFFNLASNPELLQSVGLPQLRHSNRQDNLATRIAYKLNLKGSAFTVQSGCSTSLVAVHLACQSLLDHECNMALAGGVRIDSLAKTGYLYQEGGIASPDGHCRTFDAKAKGTLGGEGVGIVLLKRLEDAIADGDTLHAVIKGSAINNDGADKVGYTAPSVNGQAAVIAEALAVGQSEAETISYVEAHGTGTVLGDPIEIAALTEAFHATTGKKGFCAIGSVKTNIGHLDTAAGIAGLIKTVLALKSKQIPPSLHFATPNPAIDFANSPFYVNAALSQWQTNDIPRRAGVSSFGIGGTNAHAILEEAPVIEPSSPSRSWQLLVLSAKTSSALETATANLVRHCRQHPDLNPADAAYTLQMGRQVFDYRRMVVVQDLKDAVEVLETLDPQRVFSHCPQPVNRQVVFMFPGQGTQYVNMGRELYQTEPLFQKQVDHCCALLESHLDVDLRTILYPKAEQVEAAAQQLQQTCLTQPALFVVEYALARLWMAWGIKPQAMIGHSVGEYVAACLADVFCLEDALALVAARGRLMQQLPPGAMLAVPLSQSELVPLLSQKTGKTLALAANNTPKSCVVSGPTEAIDVFQESLTQQGLECRRLHTSHAFHSQMMDAILEPFVEQVSQVRLHPPKVPFVSNLTSTWITAAEAADPHYWAMHLRQTVRFSEGMAELLQAPERIFLEVGPGRTLSTLTRKQQGVEQSVVCSLRHPQDQASDVMFLLKTLGRLWLEGIPVDWSGFYTPERRYRIPLPTYPFERKRYWIEPAHRIFGAAAPVEPNFSESEIKEHSLVVSAEAVSTATALTADPSSWGQNYVAPRNDIEQKIAGIWQAVLGLQQVSVYDNFFEVGGDSVVSVQVVALAHQEGLKLAPRQLFESPTVAELATVAQIVSPLQAEQGLVTGPIPLTPMQHWFLEQNLAGSHRWHPTILLEVQQVLEPALLEEALQQLWRHHDALRLNFRQKDSGWQQINTAPEVSLPLVHLDVAGLSADTEALAIEAMAAKLHASLNLVAGPLVSVAFLDGGTEGWTRLLWVVHSLVIDSISWRILLEDLQLAYQQLSQGRAVQLRPKTTSFKHWSECLQTYAKSAQVTSELEYWLALSRQAFADLAVDYPAGVNSEESVCTVSIVLTAQETQALLHEIPQIYKAETEEALLTALVQTLTNGAEGQSLLVDLEKTGRSGINYADVDLSRTIGQFTTLFPVRLAIKPGASLGEALKIVKEQLRNVPNQGLGYGVLRYLHGKKDITEQLQGLQPEVSFAYLDERAQTLPEPAPASQLTAGETSQTQHFSMKSIQRNDATISSSLATRPYLLEIIGYITGEQLHVNWRYSTNLYRSSTIQDWSEQFVVILRSFISASQTPDTDIYTPSDFGAAQMSQKDLSKLLSQIHKSR, encoded by the coding sequence ATGCACCAGACGGAAGAGCTTGACTATACAGACAGCGTTGCCATCATTGGCCTGGCAGGTCGTTTTCCACGGGCCCAAAATCTTGAGGAATTTTGGCAAAATTTAAGGGACGGTGTCGAGTCTGTTGACTTTTTTTCTGATCAAGAGCTGGAAGCCGCAGGTATTGACCCCGCTCTATTGAATAATCCCAATTATGTTAAAGCAGGTATTTCACTCGAAGACAAAGAATTATTTGATGCTAATTTCTTTGGCTATTCTCCGAAGCAGGCAGAGATCATTGACCCGCAGCAGCGCCTGTTTTTGGAATGTGCTTGGAATGCTTTAGAAAGCGCTGGTTATGATCCGCAAACTTATCAGGGGCGAATTAGTGTTTATGGTGGTGCTGGGATTAACAGTTACTTATTTTTTAACCTAGCCTCAAATCCTGAGCTGCTTCAATCAGTTGGTTTGCCTCAGCTTAGGCATAGTAATCGTCAAGACAATCTAGCAACCCGAATTGCATATAAATTAAATCTCAAAGGATCAGCATTCACTGTCCAATCAGGGTGTTCCACGTCCTTAGTCGCCGTCCATTTAGCCTGCCAAAGCTTGCTTGATCATGAATGCAACATGGCCTTAGCAGGGGGCGTGCGCATCGATTCATTAGCAAAAACGGGTTATCTTTACCAAGAAGGTGGAATTGCTTCCCCCGATGGTCATTGCCGTACCTTTGACGCGAAGGCCAAGGGAACACTTGGTGGTGAGGGTGTGGGTATTGTTTTGCTCAAGCGATTAGAAGATGCGATCGCTGACGGGGATACCCTTCACGCTGTGATTAAGGGGTCAGCGATTAATAACGATGGTGCCGATAAAGTTGGATACACAGCCCCTAGTGTCAATGGTCAGGCTGCCGTAATTGCGGAAGCTTTGGCTGTAGGCCAAAGTGAGGCTGAGACCATTAGTTATGTAGAGGCCCATGGCACGGGCACAGTTTTAGGGGATCCTATTGAAATTGCGGCCTTGACAGAAGCCTTCCATGCAACAACCGGCAAAAAGGGGTTCTGTGCTATTGGTTCTGTGAAAACAAATATTGGCCACCTAGATACTGCTGCGGGGATTGCAGGTTTAATTAAGACGGTTCTGGCTCTTAAGTCTAAACAAATCCCCCCAAGTCTTCATTTTGCTACCCCCAATCCCGCAATTGACTTTGCCAATAGTCCCTTTTACGTCAATGCTGCTCTCTCACAGTGGCAGACAAACGATATTCCCAGACGGGCTGGCGTCAGTTCTTTTGGCATCGGGGGCACCAATGCCCATGCCATTCTCGAAGAAGCTCCGGTTATTGAACCTTCCAGCCCTTCTCGTTCCTGGCAGTTGCTAGTCCTCTCCGCCAAAACAAGTTCGGCTTTGGAAACGGCCACGGCAAACTTAGTCAGACACTGCCGCCAGCACCCTGATCTCAACCCTGCTGATGCTGCTTACACGCTGCAGATGGGACGTCAAGTTTTTGACTATCGTCGCATGGTGGTTGTGCAAGACCTTAAGGATGCTGTCGAGGTTCTCGAGACTTTAGATCCACAAAGGGTTTTTAGCCACTGCCCACAACCTGTTAATCGGCAGGTTGTCTTTATGTTTCCGGGACAGGGAACTCAGTACGTGAACATGGGGCGTGAGTTGTATCAAACTGAGCCCCTTTTCCAGAAACAGGTTGATCACTGCTGTGCATTACTGGAATCGCATCTAGATGTTGATCTGCGGACGATTTTGTATCCGAAGGCAGAGCAGGTCGAAGCCGCTGCCCAACAATTGCAACAGACCTGTCTGACCCAGCCAGCCTTATTTGTGGTTGAGTATGCCTTAGCCCGCCTTTGGATGGCTTGGGGGATCAAGCCTCAGGCCATGATTGGTCATAGCGTTGGCGAATATGTGGCAGCGTGTTTGGCGGATGTGTTCTGCTTAGAAGATGCCTTGGCGCTTGTAGCTGCTCGGGGGCGGTTAATGCAACAGCTGCCTCCCGGTGCCATGTTGGCTGTGCCCCTCTCCCAATCAGAGCTTGTACCTCTGTTAAGCCAAAAAACAGGCAAAACCCTTGCGCTTGCTGCTAACAACACCCCTAAAAGTTGTGTCGTTTCAGGGCCAACAGAAGCCATTGATGTATTTCAAGAAAGCTTAACTCAGCAAGGCTTGGAGTGCCGTCGCCTGCATACTTCCCACGCTTTTCATTCCCAGATGATGGACGCTATTCTGGAGCCATTCGTGGAGCAGGTCAGTCAGGTGCGTCTGCATCCACCTAAAGTCCCCTTTGTCTCTAACTTGACCAGTACTTGGATTACCGCAGCAGAGGCGGCAGATCCGCACTACTGGGCGATGCACTTGCGTCAAACGGTGCGTTTCAGCGAGGGCATGGCTGAGTTACTGCAAGCGCCCGAGCGAATTTTCTTGGAAGTGGGTCCTGGGCGGACATTGAGCACCCTCACTAGGAAGCAGCAAGGCGTTGAGCAGTCTGTTGTCTGCTCCCTCCGACATCCACAGGATCAAGCGTCTGATGTCATGTTTTTGCTCAAGACACTGGGTCGGCTTTGGCTGGAAGGTATTCCGGTCGATTGGTCAGGATTTTACACGCCTGAGCGACGTTACCGTATTCCCTTGCCCACCTATCCCTTTGAGCGCAAGCGATACTGGATTGAACCCGCTCACCGAATATTCGGTGCAGCTGCGCCTGTCGAACCCAACTTCTCGGAGTCAGAAATAAAGGAACACTCTTTAGTCGTATCAGCTGAAGCCGTATCAACTGCAACAGCTTTAACTGCAGATCCAAGCTCCTGGGGGCAGAATTATGTTGCTCCCCGCAATGACATCGAACAAAAAATTGCTGGTATTTGGCAAGCGGTTCTGGGTCTCCAGCAAGTGAGTGTTTACGATAACTTTTTTGAGGTGGGTGGAGATTCGGTCGTCAGTGTTCAGGTTGTGGCTTTAGCTCACCAAGAGGGGCTTAAATTGGCTCCCAGGCAGTTATTTGAATCCCCGACGGTGGCTGAGTTGGCGACAGTTGCGCAAATCGTTTCTCCCCTGCAAGCTGAGCAAGGATTGGTGACTGGGCCGATCCCTCTGACCCCCATGCAACACTGGTTTTTGGAACAGAATTTGGCTGGTTCACACCGCTGGCATCCAACCATTTTGCTGGAGGTGCAGCAAGTTCTCGAACCAGCTTTGTTGGAGGAGGCGTTGCAGCAACTATGGCGACATCACGATGCCCTGCGCCTGAATTTCCGGCAGAAGGATTCTGGCTGGCAGCAAATCAATACGGCTCCTGAGGTTAGCTTGCCATTGGTGCATTTGGATGTGGCTGGCCTTTCCGCAGATACAGAAGCGTTGGCGATTGAGGCAATGGCTGCTAAGCTTCATGCCAGTCTCAATCTAGTCGCAGGTCCACTGGTCAGCGTAGCTTTTCTGGATGGGGGAACGGAGGGGTGGACTCGTCTATTGTGGGTCGTTCACTCTTTAGTAATTGATTCTATTTCTTGGCGAATTTTGCTCGAGGATTTACAGCTAGCCTATCAACAACTCAGTCAGGGAAGGGCCGTGCAGTTGAGGCCCAAGACGACTTCATTTAAACATTGGTCAGAATGCCTCCAAACCTATGCTAAATCAGCTCAGGTAACGTCAGAATTAGAGTATTGGCTGGCGCTTTCGCGACAAGCTTTTGCTGATTTGGCGGTCGATTATCCTGCAGGTGTCAATAGTGAGGAGTCAGTTTGTACGGTATCCATTGTGCTCACGGCTCAAGAGACCCAGGCTTTGCTGCATGAGATTCCTCAGATCTATAAGGCCGAAACCGAGGAGGCTCTGCTCACGGCGTTGGTGCAGACTTTAACAAATGGGGCAGAAGGGCAATCGCTCTTGGTGGATCTGGAAAAAACAGGACGCTCTGGCATAAATTATGCCGATGTGGATCTATCCCGTACTATTGGCCAATTCACGACCCTTTTTCCAGTTAGGCTGGCGATCAAGCCAGGGGCTTCTCTGGGAGAAGCGCTGAAAATCGTTAAAGAGCAACTGCGTAATGTCCCTAACCAGGGGCTTGGATATGGTGTGCTGCGTTATCTCCATGGGAAGAAGGACATTACTGAACAATTGCAGGGTCTGCAGCCAGAAGTGTCTTTTGCCTATCTAGATGAAAGGGCTCAAACTTTGCCAGAACCTGCTCCTGCCTCACAACTTACAGCAGGAGAAACGTCACAAACTCAACACTTTTCCATGAAGTCTATTCAAAGAAACGATGCGACTATTAGCAGTTCACTAGCCACTCGACCTTATTTATTAGAAATTATTGGATATATCACAGGCGAACAATTACATGTAAACTGGCGATACAGCACAAATTTGTATCGTAGTTCCACGATTCAGGATTGGTCAGAACAATTTGTCGTAATATTACGATCGTTCATTAGTGCCTCACAGACTCCCGATACTGATATCTACACGCCTTCTGACTTTGGTGCGGCACAAATGAGTCAAAAAGACTTGTCCAAGTTACTGTCGCAAATTCATAAATCCCGCTAG